A single region of the Pontimicrobium sp. SW4 genome encodes:
- a CDS encoding glycosyltransferase family A protein: MDNTLAIVIPYFKNDFFEETLLSLQQQTDKRFMVYIGDDASEQSIDNLVDKFKNDIPIKYHRFADNLGSKSLTKQWDRCLKLINNETWACILGDDDCLSENFVECFYRELSNLKLQKSKLLRFATLKINEKGAALGSIQHNPKTQMAAEAFTEKYYGSKHSSLSEYVFSIASYNKYGFRDYPLAWCSDDMAWLEFSNGRNIVSCNEAYLRFRLSSKSISGTLNNNKKDAKRLFFRDLVLEKQNTFSRTIAIKNLKKYEVFLVITKELKKHHFMFFLKRFYKLRSLKECFKFTLRFSYNMLK; this comes from the coding sequence ATGGATAATACTTTAGCTATTGTTATACCATATTTTAAAAACGATTTTTTTGAAGAAACATTACTGTCGTTACAGCAGCAAACCGATAAAAGATTTATGGTTTATATAGGAGACGACGCTAGTGAACAGTCTATAGATAATCTTGTAGATAAATTCAAGAACGATATACCAATTAAATACCATCGATTTGCCGATAATTTAGGTAGTAAAAGCTTAACTAAACAATGGGATAGATGCCTTAAGCTTATAAACAACGAAACTTGGGCTTGTATTTTAGGTGATGATGATTGTTTATCAGAAAACTTTGTTGAATGCTTTTATAGAGAATTATCAAATCTTAAATTACAAAAGAGTAAGCTACTTCGTTTTGCAACACTTAAAATTAATGAAAAGGGTGCCGCATTAGGTAGTATTCAACATAATCCAAAAACACAAATGGCTGCAGAAGCGTTTACAGAAAAATATTATGGGAGTAAGCATAGTAGTCTTTCGGAATATGTTTTTAGCATAGCAAGTTATAATAAGTATGGTTTTAGAGATTATCCTTTAGCTTGGTGTAGTGATGATATGGCATGGTTAGAGTTTTCTAATGGACGAAACATAGTAAGTTGCAATGAGGCTTATTTAAGGTTCAGACTCTCTTCAAAGAGTATTTCAGGAACATTAAATAACAATAAAAAAGATGCTAAACGACTATTTTTTAGAGATTTAGTTTTAGAAAAACAAAATACATTTTCTAGAACAATTGCTATTAAGAACTTAAAAAAGTATGAAGTATTTTTAGTAATCACAAAAGAATTAAAAAAGCACCATTTTATGTTTTTCCTGAAGCGTTTTTATAAGCTAAGAAGTCTAAAAGAATGTTTTAAATTTACGCTAAGATTTAGTTATAATATGCTTAAATAA
- a CDS encoding NAD-dependent epimerase/dehydratase family protein, translating into MSVTKYLITGGAGNIGSALTLELSKDANNQIVIVDNFLTGSITKIPKKDNITFIKANVNNYNDIVPIFGRFNFDYVFHFAAVVGVKRTLENPMMVLEDIEGIKNILSLAKNSCVKRVFYSSSSEVYGEPFEIPQNEQTTPLNSRLPYAIVKNVGEAFFKSYYQEYGLEYTIFRFFNTYGPNQSEDFVIPKFLKAALKNEPIYIYGDGQQTRSFCFVDDNIETCIKALKDPKCHNEVINIGSDKEITVLELANTIIRVSNSNSEIIHAPALKEGDMARRCPDTSKMKALLGKEQISLEEGLKLLIDFYENRK; encoded by the coding sequence ATGAGCGTAACCAAATATTTAATTACTGGTGGAGCAGGAAATATAGGAAGTGCCTTAACACTAGAATTATCTAAAGATGCTAATAACCAAATAGTAATAGTAGATAATTTTTTAACAGGCTCTATAACTAAAATCCCCAAAAAGGATAATATCACTTTTATTAAAGCTAATGTAAATAACTACAATGATATTGTACCCATTTTTGGAAGATTCAATTTTGATTATGTATTTCATTTTGCGGCAGTTGTTGGCGTAAAGCGTACGTTAGAAAATCCAATGATGGTATTAGAGGATATTGAAGGCATAAAGAACATTCTATCACTAGCTAAAAACAGTTGTGTTAAAAGGGTGTTTTATTCAAGTTCTTCTGAAGTATATGGAGAACCATTTGAAATTCCACAAAACGAGCAAACAACACCTTTAAATTCAAGATTACCATATGCCATTGTGAAAAATGTTGGAGAAGCATTTTTTAAATCTTACTACCAAGAATACGGTCTGGAATATACAATTTTTAGGTTTTTCAATACGTATGGACCAAATCAAAGTGAAGATTTTGTTATTCCTAAATTTTTAAAAGCCGCTTTAAAAAATGAGCCAATTTATATTTATGGAGACGGTCAGCAAACGCGATCATTTTGTTTTGTAGACGATAATATTGAAACCTGCATTAAAGCATTGAAAGACCCTAAATGTCATAATGAAGTAATTAATATAGGAAGTGATAAAGAAATAACTGTTTTAGAATTAGCTAATACTATTATTAGAGTGTCTAATTCAAATTCAGAAATTATACATGCTCCAGCTTTAAAAGAAGGAGATATGGCTAGGAGATGCCCAGATACTTCAAAAATGAAAGCTTTATTAGGTAAAGAACAAATATCTTTAGAGGAAGGATTGAAGCTACTTATTGATTTTTATGAGAATAGGAAATAA
- a CDS encoding glycosyltransferase — protein MSQPLVSVVIPTYKRTHYLKETLNSIVSQTYSNIEIIVVDDGTPGVENEKLCSEYKNLSYIKIDNSGSPCKPRNIGINNAKGAYIAFVDDDDLWLPNKIETQVKTLDKNKDFGLVHSYCSTIDGEGKQLKEIVGKPGHTNVKHGDVLTKMIGNWTIMSSTPLIRKEIVKDVGYFNEIMPHAGEDVEYWSRCAFHTKFYYIDAPLVRYRQHENNVSNHQEKYIFLPLYLFDVVKRYYNKETIKKDIYKKLVLNLCLMQCKMIKTNFWKTIGNMFKINPFWFVNFRVQKTIIKKLIT, from the coding sequence ATGTCGCAACCACTGGTCTCTGTTGTTATACCAACCTATAAGCGTACTCACTATTTAAAGGAAACTTTAAATAGTATTGTTAGTCAAACCTATAGCAATATTGAAATTATTGTAGTAGATGATGGAACACCTGGTGTTGAAAATGAGAAATTATGCAGTGAATATAAAAATCTTAGTTATATAAAAATAGATAATAGTGGAAGCCCGTGTAAGCCAAGGAACATTGGAATTAATAATGCTAAAGGCGCTTATATTGCATTTGTTGATGATGATGATTTATGGTTACCTAATAAAATAGAAACTCAGGTTAAAACTTTAGATAAAAATAAAGACTTTGGATTGGTGCACTCATATTGTAGCACAATTGATGGAGAAGGAAAGCAATTAAAAGAGATAGTAGGAAAGCCAGGACACACTAATGTAAAGCATGGAGACGTTTTAACTAAAATGATTGGTAATTGGACTATAATGAGTTCCACACCTCTTATTAGAAAAGAAATTGTTAAAGATGTAGGTTACTTCAATGAAATTATGCCACATGCAGGAGAAGATGTCGAGTATTGGTCTAGATGTGCATTTCATACCAAGTTTTATTATATAGATGCGCCTCTTGTTAGGTACAGACAACACGAAAATAATGTATCAAACCATCAAGAGAAATACATTTTTTTACCGTTATATTTGTTTGATGTAGTAAAGCGTTATTATAATAAAGAGACTATTAAAAAGGATATTTACAAAAAACTGGTGCTAAATCTTTGTTTAATGCAATGTAAAATGATTAAAACTAATTTTTGGAAAACTATAGGTAACATGTTCAAGATTAATCCATTTTGGTTTGTTAATTTTAGGGTTCAAAAAACAATTATTAAAAAGTTAATTACATGA
- a CDS encoding glycosyltransferase family 4 protein translates to MSKSLKILVSSAKIPTNGIGSWTTRISKLNANTTFFDYILSPSSYNEKYLNCKKRKFIIWRKEVRGLNLKFWVAKDYIHKIKLLSKRANKITVVVMDDAHLLEAITLTKNSYKCPIEIVFSFHGFELNLKKEILHKVDKILFLSQLGYEFSKEKYPQKFPKVKVVGNGVDSNTFFPLDEKKIIKQREEKGYVSNDEILIWVANDRPKKGIHIFHKIIEELLKNHRDLKVIIVGSNSIYNHPRVNNIGRISNEEVATYLKISNYYMFTTFYNEGFGLSMVEALKCGNAVIASNKGAIPEVLNGLDRVYLVERVNDIENWIEAFNLARKDTNFGKIRPNKTMTSKIWDYNDWEKKFIKAISES, encoded by the coding sequence ATGAGTAAATCGTTAAAAATATTGGTTAGTAGTGCAAAAATTCCAACAAATGGAATAGGTAGTTGGACCACTAGAATATCTAAACTGAATGCAAATACTACTTTTTTTGATTATATTTTATCACCTTCAAGTTATAATGAGAAATATCTAAATTGCAAAAAAAGGAAATTTATTATCTGGCGAAAAGAAGTTAGAGGATTAAATTTAAAGTTTTGGGTTGCAAAAGATTATATTCATAAAATTAAACTTTTATCAAAAAGAGCAAACAAAATTACTGTTGTTGTTATGGACGATGCCCATTTATTGGAAGCAATAACGTTAACTAAGAACAGCTACAAATGTCCAATAGAGATAGTTTTTTCGTTTCATGGATTTGAACTTAATTTAAAAAAGGAGATACTACACAAAGTAGATAAAATATTATTTTTATCGCAATTAGGCTATGAGTTTAGTAAAGAAAAGTACCCGCAAAAATTTCCAAAAGTAAAAGTTGTTGGAAATGGAGTAGATTCAAATACTTTTTTTCCGTTAGATGAAAAAAAAATTATTAAACAAAGAGAAGAAAAAGGATATGTAAGTAACGATGAAATATTAATATGGGTAGCTAACGATAGGCCCAAAAAAGGCATTCATATTTTTCATAAAATAATCGAAGAATTATTAAAAAATCACCGAGATTTAAAAGTTATTATAGTAGGTAGTAATAGTATTTATAATCATCCAAGAGTTAATAATATTGGACGTATAAGTAATGAAGAGGTTGCAACATATTTAAAAATCAGCAATTACTATATGTTTACTACTTTTTATAATGAAGGTTTTGGGCTTTCTATGGTAGAAGCTTTAAAATGTGGTAATGCCGTTATTGCATCTAATAAAGGCGCAATACCAGAAGTCCTTAATGGTTTAGATCGTGTTTATTTAGTTGAAAGAGTAAATGATATAGAAAATTGGATAGAAGCATTTAACTTAGCCAGAAAAGATACTAACTTTGGAAAAATACGACCAAATAAAACCATGACAAGCAAAATTTGGGATTATAATGATTGGGAGAAGAAATTTATTAAAGCCATTAGTGAAAGTTAA
- a CDS encoding glycosyltransferase family A protein, with product MRIGNNPEKEQNILEVDAYHRVVIPVYIPNLTEPYFKDGLKILKLCISSLLKTIHQKTRISIINNASCNEVSIYLEELYQKHESIDQLLNSKINLGKVNALYAAIKSNLEPIITISDADVMFLPNWQQAVEKTMVAFPECGMVSPVPSSIAYRGEYLNSTIYYAFFKGKLIFEEINNPDGLLKFEKSIGRKMYNETHLKKHLVLSNKQGKAVIGCGHFVATFRAEVFTAAPNENCKFKIVGGSEGEYLDKPNDVSGFLKLATLENYAYHLGNTIQPWMNKEMDSIENSSSVYQTIGMLPKVKPLGSMSFKIGKLLHKLFFKKLKKYYFAYMGVKQPY from the coding sequence ATGAGAATAGGAAATAATCCAGAGAAGGAACAAAATATTTTAGAAGTTGATGCTTATCATAGAGTTGTCATACCTGTCTATATTCCAAATCTAACCGAACCCTATTTTAAAGATGGTTTAAAAATTTTAAAATTATGTATTAGTTCTTTATTAAAAACAATACACCAAAAAACCAGAATTTCAATAATTAATAACGCTTCATGCAATGAAGTATCTATATATCTAGAAGAACTGTATCAAAAACATGAAAGCATTGACCAGTTACTTAATTCTAAAATTAATTTAGGAAAAGTAAACGCACTTTATGCAGCAATTAAGAGTAATTTAGAACCTATAATAACTATTTCTGATGCAGACGTTATGTTTTTACCTAATTGGCAACAAGCTGTAGAAAAGACGATGGTAGCGTTTCCTGAATGTGGTATGGTGTCACCTGTACCAAGTAGCATTGCCTACCGAGGTGAATATTTAAATAGCACTATTTATTATGCTTTTTTTAAAGGAAAATTGATTTTTGAGGAAATAAATAATCCAGATGGACTTTTAAAGTTCGAAAAGAGCATTGGTAGAAAAATGTATAATGAAACGCATTTGAAAAAACACCTAGTACTTTCAAATAAACAAGGAAAAGCCGTAATTGGTTGTGGTCATTTTGTAGCCACTTTTAGAGCAGAAGTATTTACGGCAGCTCCAAACGAAAATTGTAAATTTAAAATTGTTGGAGGAAGCGAAGGCGAGTACTTGGATAAACCAAATGATGTATCAGGATTTTTAAAGCTGGCAACACTTGAGAATTATGCGTATCATTTAGGAAATACCATACAACCATGGATGAATAAAGAAATGGATAGTATTGAAAATAGTTCTAGCGTTTATCAAACTATTGGTATGCTTCCTAAAGTTAAACCATTAGGCTCAATGAGCTTTAAAATAGGGAAACTACTTCATAAATTATTTTTCAAAAAACTCAAGAAATATTATTTTGCCTATATGGGTGTAAAACAGCCATATTAA
- a CDS encoding glycosyltransferase, whose amino-acid sequence MSHIYFICPDLNTPAGGIKQLYRQVDVLNKNGFKVYVVHGHRHFKVNWFKNETPVVWHPIIAKLDKSSNSNFKKKIKTLVKKTFKPEIEYDKSINNKKLVLNPDDIIVFPEFYGKAINTVFQDQKTVVYNQNCYYSFRGYGIPNQANSNTSIYKQDRLQGVIVASVDAVSYVESFLVDKPVYRVRYGIDKNIFSFQANKKKQIAFMPRKLREDSEQILNILDIRGVLVGWNIVSIQGLKEEEVAGVLKESAIFLSFNHREGFGMPPAEAMSCGCIVVGYAGQGGEEYFLPNITYKVPQRNVTKFAKILEQVMLDFDSNPKKMGKVGLEASKFIESEYSMKQEDESIVKVWQELLKMKDR is encoded by the coding sequence ATGAGCCATATCTATTTTATTTGCCCAGATTTAAACACGCCAGCAGGAGGTATTAAGCAATTGTACAGACAGGTTGATGTTTTAAATAAAAATGGATTTAAGGTTTATGTGGTTCATGGACATAGACATTTTAAAGTTAATTGGTTTAAAAATGAGACTCCAGTAGTTTGGCATCCTATAATTGCTAAACTAGATAAAAGCTCTAATAGCAATTTTAAAAAGAAAATTAAGACACTAGTTAAAAAGACTTTTAAACCTGAGATAGAGTACGATAAATCTATTAATAATAAAAAGTTAGTACTAAATCCAGATGATATTATTGTGTTTCCAGAGTTTTATGGAAAAGCAATTAATACAGTTTTTCAAGATCAAAAAACGGTAGTTTACAATCAAAACTGCTATTATTCGTTTAGAGGTTATGGCATTCCAAATCAAGCCAATTCTAATACATCAATCTATAAACAAGATAGATTACAAGGTGTTATTGTAGCCTCAGTCGATGCTGTGTCTTATGTGGAAAGCTTTCTTGTGGATAAACCAGTTTATCGAGTAAGATATGGTATTGATAAAAATATTTTTTCTTTTCAGGCAAATAAAAAAAAGCAAATAGCTTTTATGCCTAGAAAACTTAGAGAAGACTCTGAGCAGATTCTGAATATTTTAGATATAAGAGGTGTTTTAGTTGGTTGGAACATTGTTTCAATTCAAGGATTGAAAGAAGAAGAAGTAGCAGGAGTTTTAAAAGAAAGTGCTATTTTCTTAAGCTTTAATCATAGAGAAGGATTTGGAATGCCACCAGCCGAAGCTATGAGTTGTGGTTGTATAGTTGTTGGTTATGCAGGACAGGGCGGAGAAGAATATTTTTTACCTAATATCACTTATAAAGTTCCACAAAGAAACGTTACAAAGTTTGCAAAAATACTAGAGCAAGTAATGTTGGATTTTGATAGTAACCCAAAGAAAATGGGAAAAGTAGGTTTAGAAGCATCAAAATTTATTGAGAGCGAATACAGTATGAAGCAAGAAGATGAAAGCATTGTGAAAGTATGGCAAGAGTTATTAAAAATGAAGGATAGATAA